Proteins encoded within one genomic window of Pedobacter africanus:
- a CDS encoding IPT/TIG domain-containing protein, with translation MKTKNDVRRWQIHWILLGLMMLCLTQCKRDEVKKEEGYDPAKPVVITDFFPKEGGVGNNLVLYGDNFGNDLSKIKVTIGGKTAKVVGVKNGSLYCIIPDGAYAGDIKVSILDDKQTELAQATAKDVLSYTKKWLVSTFLGKYYQVGTDFQEKEGPFDDCGAFKGILWLSFDPKNPNHLYFTAGTNSSRLIDFDRKYVSYFRTNLDKVSIINWKIDGNQDMIVSHDHTSDTKYGNYIFSRESNFTQKQAIEVYARSVNGTMVHPQNGELYYSRYRGGDVRRYDFITREDKLAFPNPYNPVAIYLVVHPSGDYAYLMEYDKHYIMRTDYDREKKTFKTPYTICGAAGTSGYADGIGTNARLNNPVQGVFVKNPDYEVTGGDQYDFYFCDRANHAIRILTPQGRVSTFAGRGNNGTSGYADGDLRTEARFNGPQAIAYDETKKCFYIGDTGNWLIRKIAKEE, from the coding sequence ATGAAAACTAAAAACGATGTCAGACGCTGGCAAATCCATTGGATATTGCTCGGATTGATGATGCTTTGCCTGACCCAATGTAAGCGGGATGAAGTAAAAAAAGAAGAAGGATACGATCCTGCTAAACCTGTAGTGATCACAGATTTTTTCCCTAAAGAGGGGGGCGTAGGGAACAACCTGGTCTTATACGGAGATAATTTCGGGAATGACCTTTCTAAAATAAAAGTAACCATCGGTGGAAAAACGGCCAAAGTTGTAGGTGTAAAAAATGGCAGTTTGTATTGTATTATTCCAGATGGGGCTTATGCCGGAGATATTAAGGTAAGCATTCTTGATGACAAACAGACGGAGCTTGCACAGGCTACAGCAAAAGATGTACTTTCCTACACGAAAAAATGGCTTGTTTCTACGTTTCTGGGCAAATATTATCAGGTAGGAACCGATTTTCAAGAGAAAGAAGGGCCGTTTGATGATTGTGGTGCCTTTAAAGGAATTTTGTGGCTTTCTTTTGATCCGAAAAATCCCAACCATCTCTATTTTACAGCCGGCACCAATAGTAGTCGTTTGATCGATTTCGATAGAAAATATGTGAGTTATTTTAGAACTAATCTCGACAAGGTATCTATAATAAACTGGAAGATTGATGGAAATCAGGATATGATCGTTTCTCATGACCATACCAGCGATACCAAATATGGTAACTATATATTTTCCCGTGAATCGAACTTTACTCAGAAGCAGGCCATAGAAGTTTATGCCAGGAGCGTGAACGGCACCATGGTTCATCCGCAAAATGGGGAACTGTATTATTCGAGGTATAGAGGGGGAGACGTACGCAGATATGATTTTATCACCAGGGAAGACAAATTAGCCTTCCCAAATCCATATAATCCGGTAGCTATTTATCTGGTGGTACATCCTTCCGGAGATTATGCCTATTTAATGGAATATGATAAACATTATATCATGCGTACAGATTATGACCGTGAAAAGAAAACATTTAAAACGCCATATACGATCTGTGGTGCTGCTGGTACTTCGGGCTATGCAGACGGAATAGGTACAAATGCCCGATTGAACAACCCTGTTCAGGGGGTATTCGTGAAAAATCCGGATTATGAAGTGACGGGTGGAGATCAGTACGATTTCTACTTCTGCGACAGAGCAAATCATGCCATACGTATTTTAACACCACAGGGAAGGGTAAGCACTTTCGCCGGACGTGGAAATAATGGTACAAGCGGATACGCCGACGGAGATTTGCGTACTGAAGCCCGTTTTAATGGCCCCCAGGCGATAGCCTACGATGAAACGAAGAAATGTTTCTACATCGGTGATACCGGAAACTGGCTGATTCGAAAAATAGCTAAAGAAGAATAG
- a CDS encoding RagB/SusD family nutrient uptake outer membrane protein: MKKIAIISILIASVVIIGGCKKYLDSDYLFDERMTTTDVFTNTDYANRWLARAYSFLSSNHLQDVSSKKAVPFNFADDMFYGDENDEYKRWKNGQYTENGLDGESKTIWVLAYQGIRQASIFLNNIDINKEFNAAEIANLKAQARFLRAYYYWILLRTYGPVPIVPDEGIDYTKEYDEIAQPRNSYEECATYLSNELVEAAKALPLQQGIQEIARPTRGAALALRAKVLLYAASPLANGKAPAEVAAAMVDKEGKPLLSPTYDESRWAKAAAAAKDVMDLGQYQLYVAYKKETGDAAYPVTVTPPADNNFSNNNWPGGWRNIDPFESYRALFNGTVPAYQNPELIFTRGQNQGGEGINVMVLHQLPRLEGKGYNSHGMTQKQIDAYYMNDGSDIPGMNDMYAGRQGYQDRYNTQKRTTGFVKAAELTNYPELGPLGVDVSKQFAKREPRFYASVSYNGATWNFLNADITRDEKRNVQIFYYRGDPNGYKNTTYWTRTGIGIKKYVHPDDISNVTVTPYDQSRMKQKVDPAIRYAEILLIYAEALNELNGSYNIPSWDGSKTHAISRNVGEMKQGIQPIRIRAGLADYTNDVYADQRKFRIKLKRERQIELFAEGHRYFDLRRWTDAPAEESAPVYGYNSYATKAQADLFHTPVETPSLPSIFTLKMWFWPIHFDELKRNKYLTQNPGWTNPE, from the coding sequence ATGAAAAAAATAGCTATAATTTCAATCCTTATAGCGTCTGTTGTAATAATTGGCGGATGTAAAAAATACCTCGATTCGGACTATCTATTTGATGAACGAATGACCACAACGGACGTTTTTACCAATACCGACTATGCAAACAGGTGGTTGGCAAGGGCTTATTCCTTTCTGAGCAGTAACCATTTGCAGGATGTAAGCAGTAAGAAAGCCGTGCCCTTTAATTTTGCAGATGACATGTTTTATGGGGATGAAAATGATGAATATAAGCGATGGAAAAATGGTCAGTATACTGAAAACGGTTTGGATGGCGAAAGCAAAACAATATGGGTCCTGGCCTACCAGGGAATTCGGCAGGCTTCTATTTTCCTGAACAATATCGATATCAATAAAGAGTTTAACGCAGCGGAAATTGCAAACCTCAAGGCGCAGGCAAGGTTTCTAAGAGCTTATTACTATTGGATATTATTAAGGACCTATGGCCCGGTGCCCATCGTACCTGATGAAGGCATTGATTATACAAAAGAGTATGATGAAATCGCACAACCACGAAATTCCTATGAAGAATGTGCTACTTATTTGTCTAACGAACTTGTGGAAGCAGCGAAGGCGCTTCCGCTTCAGCAGGGGATACAGGAGATTGCCAGGCCTACCCGTGGTGCTGCTTTGGCGCTTCGCGCCAAAGTACTGCTGTATGCGGCAAGCCCTTTAGCCAATGGAAAAGCCCCGGCAGAGGTAGCGGCAGCAATGGTTGATAAGGAAGGTAAACCACTGCTTTCCCCAACATATGATGAATCCAGATGGGCAAAAGCTGCTGCGGCAGCAAAAGATGTCATGGACCTGGGGCAATACCAGTTGTATGTGGCTTACAAAAAGGAAACCGGTGATGCAGCCTATCCGGTAACTGTAACGCCTCCTGCCGACAATAATTTTTCTAACAACAACTGGCCAGGAGGCTGGAGAAACATCGACCCTTTTGAATCCTATCGGGCATTATTTAATGGAACCGTTCCTGCTTATCAGAACCCGGAACTGATCTTTACCCGCGGCCAGAACCAGGGCGGTGAAGGTATTAATGTGATGGTGCTGCACCAGTTGCCGCGTCTGGAAGGTAAGGGCTACAATTCACATGGCATGACACAAAAGCAGATCGATGCCTATTACATGAATGATGGTAGTGATATACCGGGAATGAATGACATGTATGCAGGGAGACAGGGCTATCAGGATCGCTACAATACACAGAAGCGTACAACAGGTTTTGTGAAAGCAGCAGAATTGACCAATTACCCTGAATTGGGTCCCTTGGGTGTAGATGTAAGTAAACAGTTCGCAAAGCGTGAGCCTCGCTTTTATGCTTCGGTTTCCTATAATGGTGCTACCTGGAATTTCCTGAACGCAGATATAACAAGAGATGAAAAAAGAAATGTACAGATATTTTATTATCGGGGAGACCCTAATGGCTATAAAAATACCACATACTGGACACGGACGGGAATTGGTATAAAGAAGTATGTACACCCGGATGACATCAGTAATGTGACCGTTACCCCCTACGATCAGAGCCGGATGAAACAGAAAGTTGATCCCGCCATCCGCTATGCGGAAATACTGCTGATTTATGCTGAAGCTTTAAATGAATTGAATGGATCTTATAATATCCCTTCCTGGGACGGCAGTAAAACACACGCTATATCACGTAATGTAGGGGAGATGAAACAGGGAATCCAACCCATTCGTATCCGTGCTGGCTTAGCTGACTATACAAACGACGTATATGCTGATCAGCGAAAATTCCGTATAAAATTAAAAAGAGAACGCCAGATTGAGCTATTTGCCGAAGGACACCGTTATTTTGATTTGCGTCGTTGGACGGATGCCCCTGCAGAGGAGTCTGCTCCTGTTTACGGATATAATTCTTATGCCACCAAGGCTCAGGCAGACCTTTTCCATACACCGGTGGAGACCCCTTCACTGCCTTCCATTTTTACACTTAAAATGTGGTTTTGGCCAATTCATTTTGATGAATTGAAACGCAACAAGTATCTGACACAAAACCCGGGCTGGACAAACCCTGAATAA
- a CDS encoding glutaminase family protein, protein MRQFMLSLGLLATALAVSAQQRKAPAYPLVTQDPYFSIWSFSDQLNASPTKHWTGASQGLSGLIKVEGKVYSFLGTAEKHFEVLLPTAEDQRYTAKYTESAPAAGWEKADYNDKDWKTGNAPFGDGEAKTQWKSDQLWMRREFNLDHIELKGLNLRINHDDNIELFLNGVKVYSCNCWTGKYIDIPIDEKAKGALKKGKNVLAAYIKNTAGGQWLDVGLVVEKPASEGKQVLQARQNSVTINATQTIYQFTAGKVNLELTFTSPLLMDNLDLLARPVSYVSFKLKANDGKKHPAEVYFGASTAIATNNPVQEVAASGYRNGVLSVLKAGTTAQPVLQKRGDDLRIDWGYLHIAVARNSGKQYVASSAAARSSFINGKAATGPAKGKNLTLVTVMPFNVGAAATEKTVLIGYDDIESVQYFGTNLKPWWNRKNNQTIDRQLTLAVNEQAAVLQKCRAFNKQYHAANLKAGGKAYADLSDLSYRQAISAHKLVESPQGEILFLSKENFSNGSINTVDVTYPSAPLFLVYNTGLLKGMLNGIFYYSESGKWKKPFPAHDLGTYPLANGQTYGEDMPVEEAGNMLILTAAIARVEGNATYARKHWKTLSLWADYLSKNGFDPANQLCTDDFAGHLARNTNLSVKAIVALGGYGMLAAQLGERETAAKYSSMAKEMAKKWMEMADAGDHYALTFDLKNTWSQKYNLVWDKLLKMDIFPKSVYKKEIDFYLEKQNAFGLPLDSRKTYTKSDWIVWTATLADNQADFERFIKPVEKFVLESPSRVPLSDWYETTNGKQVGFQARSVVGGYAIKLLEALLNKRQQTN, encoded by the coding sequence ATGAGACAGTTTATGCTTTCCTTAGGCTTACTGGCCACAGCGTTGGCCGTATCTGCCCAGCAGCGCAAAGCGCCGGCCTACCCGCTGGTTACGCAGGATCCTTATTTCAGCATCTGGTCATTTTCCGATCAGCTGAATGCAAGCCCGACAAAACACTGGACAGGTGCAAGCCAGGGCTTGTCTGGTCTGATTAAAGTTGAGGGAAAGGTTTACAGCTTTTTAGGTACGGCGGAAAAACACTTTGAAGTGCTGTTGCCAACAGCGGAAGATCAGCGTTATACTGCAAAATATACAGAAAGCGCACCCGCTGCCGGTTGGGAAAAAGCAGATTATAACGATAAAGACTGGAAAACCGGAAATGCACCCTTTGGTGATGGGGAGGCCAAAACCCAATGGAAAAGTGATCAGCTCTGGATGCGTCGCGAGTTTAACCTTGATCATATTGAGCTTAAAGGCCTAAACCTAAGGATCAATCATGACGATAACATTGAGCTGTTCTTAAATGGAGTTAAAGTTTACAGCTGTAATTGCTGGACCGGCAAGTATATTGATATCCCCATTGATGAAAAAGCAAAGGGTGCATTGAAAAAAGGCAAAAATGTACTCGCCGCCTACATTAAAAATACGGCGGGCGGTCAATGGCTGGATGTTGGGTTAGTGGTTGAAAAGCCCGCCTCCGAAGGGAAGCAGGTACTCCAGGCCAGGCAAAACAGTGTAACCATAAATGCCACACAAACCATTTATCAGTTTACCGCAGGTAAGGTCAACCTCGAACTGACCTTCACATCGCCTTTACTGATGGATAACCTGGACCTGCTGGCCAGGCCTGTTTCCTACGTGTCGTTTAAGCTGAAAGCCAATGATGGAAAAAAGCACCCTGCAGAGGTTTATTTTGGCGCCTCAACAGCAATCGCTACCAATAATCCGGTTCAGGAAGTAGCGGCATCGGGCTATAGGAACGGGGTACTTTCCGTACTTAAAGCAGGTACCACAGCACAGCCCGTACTTCAAAAAAGAGGTGATGACCTACGTATCGACTGGGGCTACTTACATATTGCGGTGGCCCGGAACAGCGGAAAACAATATGTGGCTTCATCGGCAGCCGCCCGCTCATCTTTTATAAACGGAAAAGCCGCAACTGGCCCGGCTAAAGGGAAAAACTTAACACTGGTCACGGTAATGCCTTTTAACGTGGGTGCCGCAGCTACAGAAAAAACAGTACTGATCGGCTACGATGACATCGAATCTGTTCAGTATTTTGGCACCAACCTTAAACCCTGGTGGAACCGGAAAAACAACCAGACCATAGACCGGCAATTGACACTGGCTGTCAATGAACAGGCAGCTGTTTTACAAAAATGCCGTGCCTTCAATAAACAATACCATGCGGCAAACCTAAAAGCCGGGGGCAAAGCCTATGCTGATCTTTCAGATCTTTCCTATCGCCAGGCCATTTCCGCACATAAATTAGTCGAAAGTCCACAGGGCGAAATCCTGTTTCTCTCTAAAGAGAACTTCAGCAATGGCTCTATCAATACGGTAGATGTAACCTACCCATCGGCGCCGTTGTTCCTGGTATACAATACTGGTCTGCTAAAAGGAATGTTAAACGGGATCTTCTATTACAGCGAAAGCGGAAAATGGAAAAAGCCCTTTCCTGCCCACGATTTAGGCACATACCCTTTGGCTAACGGACAAACATATGGTGAAGATATGCCTGTGGAAGAGGCTGGCAATATGTTGATCCTTACTGCCGCAATAGCCAGGGTGGAGGGCAATGCCACTTACGCCAGAAAACACTGGAAAACACTTTCCCTATGGGCCGATTACCTGAGTAAAAATGGTTTTGATCCTGCAAACCAATTGTGTACGGATGATTTTGCAGGCCACCTTGCCCGGAACACGAACTTATCGGTAAAGGCAATTGTTGCTTTGGGAGGCTATGGCATGCTTGCCGCGCAACTGGGAGAAAGGGAAACAGCGGCAAAGTACAGTTCAATGGCTAAAGAAATGGCAAAAAAATGGATGGAAATGGCCGATGCCGGAGATCATTATGCCTTAACATTCGACCTGAAAAACACCTGGAGCCAAAAGTATAACCTGGTATGGGACAAACTATTGAAAATGGATATTTTTCCAAAATCGGTTTATAAAAAGGAAATCGATTTTTACCTGGAAAAGCAAAATGCTTTCGGCTTGCCTTTAGACAGCCGGAAAACGTATACCAAATCTGACTGGATCGTGTGGACCGCAACACTGGCCGATAACCAGGCGGATTTTGAGCGCTTTATAAAGCCAGTTGAGAAGTTTGTCCTGGAGTCGCCAAGCCGGGTCCCTTTAAGTGACTGGTATGAAACGACAAATGGTAAACAGGTAGGGTTTCAGGCGCGCAGTGTAGTTGGCGGCTATGCCATTAAACTCCTGGAAGCCCTCTTAAACAAAAGGCAGCAGACAAATTAA
- a CDS encoding SusC/RagA family TonB-linked outer membrane protein: MMKFILLTGMALLGIFFTALAQEEVIVKGVVLDEQKLPLVGVSISVSNMPGLGTTTVTDGKYSIRMRPFQTLIFTYIGYEKKEVLVKEQRVINVTMKETDASKLNEVVVTSTGTVKRIAVTGAITTVDVERLKSNPSTSMADALAGVVPGIQAMQTSGRPGSVSEFWIRSISTFGANSSALVLIDGFERDMNEINVEDVASFSVLKDASATAIYGSRGANGVILITTKRGKEGKVDINAKVEGFYSTATKLPDFVDGYTYASLANEAKVTRNQQPLYSASEMEILRLGLDPDMFPNVDWMDVLLRGGAKSQRSLLNLSGGGKTARYYVSGSYQNQQGMYKVDEALGDYNTNTDFKKYTYRLSVDMDITRSTLLRVGVSGSLRKQNDPGVGTDAIWTSLMGYNPIMMPMRYSDGKIPSWTGKNDNLNPWVQGTMTGYNESWTNNIQTTLNLEQKLDFITKGLSFIGRYGYDTYNNNWVKRFKRPELWNASRYRNTDGALVFTRVAEEQKMTQSAGSDGDRRDFFEWDLYYNKDLGNHHFGAVAKYTQASKVFTQNIGTDLKNGIARRNQGMAGRVNYNWNYRYFIDFNFGYTGSENFHKDYRFGFFPAISGAWNIGEEPLVKKLGWVNMFKLRYSYGRTGNDNMGDIRFPYLYTIEQMTGGGYNFGDYESTNLWDGIRYSSIASPNVTWEIATKQDLGIDYSFFKDRFSGAIDFFRERREGIYMGRNFLPGFVGLESNPSANVGEVKAEGIDGNFSFNQKLYGIDFTLRGNITFSKNEILERDEENTIYGYKLEEGHRINQARGLVALGLFKDYDDIRNSALQTFGEVMPGDIKYKDINGDGQVDNNDIVAIGATTRPNLTYGFGLAARWKGIDVNVHFQGVGKSSYFIDGSSVYMFQGGDGWGNVLNALANSNRWILGKNEDPNAEYPRLTYGANSNNYRRSTFWLKNGAYMRLKTLDIGYSFPKTFVNKMRLSNARLFFVGTNLLTFSEFELWDPELGNPNGKVYPLSKTFSLGLSVNL, translated from the coding sequence ATGATGAAATTTATTTTACTAACAGGCATGGCGCTGCTTGGGATTTTCTTTACTGCGCTGGCGCAGGAAGAGGTGATCGTGAAAGGAGTTGTTCTCGACGAACAAAAGCTACCCCTTGTCGGGGTAAGCATATCCGTAAGTAATATGCCCGGATTGGGGACTACGACAGTTACAGACGGAAAATACAGCATCAGGATGCGGCCCTTCCAAACCCTGATCTTTACCTATATCGGGTATGAAAAGAAAGAGGTATTGGTGAAAGAGCAAAGGGTCATTAATGTGACCATGAAAGAAACAGATGCCAGCAAACTGAATGAAGTCGTAGTTACTTCTACCGGTACGGTGAAAAGGATAGCCGTAACCGGTGCGATTACTACAGTAGATGTGGAACGGCTCAAGTCGAATCCTTCTACTTCCATGGCCGACGCACTGGCTGGAGTTGTACCAGGCATTCAGGCGATGCAGACGTCGGGGAGGCCGGGCAGTGTGTCTGAATTTTGGATCCGCAGCATCTCCACTTTTGGGGCCAATAGTTCTGCCCTGGTGTTGATAGACGGCTTTGAGCGTGATATGAATGAAATCAATGTAGAAGATGTAGCCTCCTTTTCCGTATTAAAAGATGCTTCTGCAACGGCTATTTATGGTAGCAGGGGTGCCAATGGGGTAATATTGATTACGACCAAGCGCGGAAAAGAAGGGAAGGTCGATATCAATGCCAAGGTTGAGGGATTTTACAGCACAGCAACAAAACTTCCCGATTTTGTAGATGGATATACCTATGCATCGCTTGCCAACGAGGCTAAGGTTACCCGTAACCAGCAACCGCTTTATTCTGCGTCTGAAATGGAAATACTGCGCCTGGGACTGGATCCGGATATGTTTCCCAATGTGGATTGGATGGACGTTTTGCTGCGGGGCGGGGCAAAAAGTCAACGTAGCCTGCTGAATTTAAGCGGAGGAGGAAAAACAGCCCGGTATTATGTATCGGGGAGCTACCAGAACCAGCAGGGCATGTATAAGGTAGACGAGGCTTTGGGTGACTACAATACCAATACAGATTTCAAAAAATATACCTATCGTTTGAGCGTAGATATGGACATTACCAGGTCTACCTTGCTGAGGGTAGGCGTTTCCGGCTCGTTGCGAAAACAGAATGATCCCGGAGTAGGGACTGATGCCATCTGGACCTCGCTGATGGGATATAATCCTATCATGATGCCGATGCGGTATTCAGATGGAAAAATACCGTCGTGGACAGGGAAAAATGACAACCTCAACCCCTGGGTGCAGGGGACAATGACCGGTTACAATGAAAGCTGGACCAATAACATCCAGACCACATTAAACCTGGAGCAAAAACTGGATTTTATTACCAAAGGACTTAGTTTTATCGGAAGGTACGGGTATGATACCTATAACAACAATTGGGTGAAGCGCTTTAAACGCCCGGAATTGTGGAACGCAAGCCGGTACCGCAACACAGATGGCGCACTTGTATTTACACGCGTAGCAGAAGAACAAAAAATGACGCAATCGGCTGGTTCAGACGGAGACCGAAGAGACTTTTTTGAGTGGGACCTTTATTACAATAAAGATTTGGGGAACCACCATTTCGGAGCAGTGGCAAAATACACGCAAGCTTCCAAAGTATTTACCCAGAACATTGGAACCGACCTTAAAAATGGAATAGCCCGTCGCAACCAGGGCATGGCCGGACGTGTAAATTACAACTGGAACTACCGGTACTTTATTGATTTCAATTTCGGATATACCGGTTCAGAGAATTTCCATAAAGATTACAGGTTTGGGTTTTTTCCGGCCATATCGGGTGCATGGAACATTGGAGAGGAGCCCCTGGTTAAAAAATTAGGATGGGTGAACATGTTCAAACTCCGCTATTCGTATGGAAGAACAGGAAACGACAATATGGGCGATATCAGGTTCCCTTACCTCTATACCATTGAACAAATGACCGGTGGCGGGTATAACTTCGGCGATTATGAGTCTACAAATCTTTGGGATGGTATCCGTTATTCCTCAATAGCATCACCTAATGTTACCTGGGAAATTGCAACTAAACAAGATCTGGGTATCGACTACTCCTTTTTCAAGGACCGGTTCAGCGGGGCCATAGATTTCTTTCGCGAGCGTCGTGAAGGAATCTACATGGGCCGTAATTTCCTTCCAGGATTTGTAGGTCTGGAAAGTAACCCATCTGCGAATGTAGGTGAAGTAAAAGCAGAGGGGATTGACGGTAATTTTTCGTTCAATCAAAAGCTGTATGGAATAGATTTTACGCTGCGTGGCAACATCACTTTCAGTAAAAATGAAATCCTCGAAAGAGACGAAGAAAATACCATCTACGGATATAAACTGGAGGAGGGGCACCGGATAAACCAGGCCCGGGGCCTGGTTGCTTTAGGACTGTTTAAAGACTACGATGACATCAGGAACAGTGCCCTGCAAACATTTGGTGAAGTCATGCCTGGCGATATCAAATACAAAGATATCAATGGAGATGGTCAGGTAGACAATAATGATATTGTTGCGATTGGGGCAACAACCAGGCCTAATCTGACCTATGGATTTGGCCTCGCTGCCCGCTGGAAAGGAATAGATGTCAATGTGCATTTTCAGGGAGTAGGGAAATCAAGTTATTTTATCGATGGCAGTTCTGTTTATATGTTTCAGGGTGGTGATGGATGGGGCAATGTACTGAATGCGCTGGCCAACAGCAACCGCTGGATCCTGGGCAAGAATGAAGACCCAAATGCTGAATATCCCCGTCTGACCTATGGTGCAAATTCGAACAATTACAGGAGGTCCACATTCTGGCTCAAAAACGGGGCGTATATGCGTTTGAAAACCCTGGATATTGGGTATTCTTTTCCAAAGACTTTTGTCAATAAAATGCGGCTGAGTAATGCCCGGTTGTTTTTCGTAGGCACAAATCTGCTGACCTTTTCAGAATTCGAGCTTTGGGACCCGGAATTAGGAAACCCGAATGGAAAAGTTTATCCGCTAAGTAAAACGTTTTCATTGGGATTATCAGTTAATCTATAA
- a CDS encoding DUF4973 domain-containing protein: MKKNIYLLFLVMTTALGFVSCKDEWKEEQFSQMASFKAIPGAQGVTWTYLRYSPDGKVRFELPVIMSGSTTNNKSRTVHIGLDPDTLARLNQEQYGHRQELYFRQLDSKYYNLPQTVTVPEGQSTVTLPIDFTMGDLDQSDKWVLPLQILDDPSYDYKANPNKNYRRAMLRITPFNDYSGEYGGTLYKIFLDGDAEPLTLNNHRAYVVDNKTVFLYAGIRDIDYLDRKNYRVFVRFTDEKIDIQKKKLEIWSDNTQNNKFKVGATQSYYTKDEAWDPKLPYLKHIYITLYLSYEFEDYTTIPGQRLKYRVEGTLSMQRDLNTLIPNEDQQIQW, encoded by the coding sequence ATGAAAAAGAACATATATCTATTATTTTTAGTGATGACAACAGCCCTGGGCTTTGTTTCCTGTAAAGATGAATGGAAAGAGGAGCAGTTTAGCCAAATGGCCTCATTTAAAGCAATTCCTGGCGCTCAAGGGGTAACCTGGACTTACCTGCGTTACAGTCCCGATGGAAAAGTACGCTTCGAACTCCCGGTGATCATGAGCGGTTCCACAACAAACAACAAAAGCCGTACCGTCCACATCGGCCTGGATCCGGATACCCTGGCCAGGTTAAACCAGGAGCAATACGGCCATCGTCAGGAACTCTATTTCCGGCAATTGGACAGCAAATATTACAACCTGCCCCAAACGGTCACCGTCCCTGAGGGGCAAAGTACGGTCACATTGCCTATCGATTTTACGATGGGTGACCTGGACCAGTCCGACAAATGGGTTTTGCCCTTGCAGATTTTAGACGATCCATCGTACGATTATAAAGCGAACCCGAACAAAAACTATCGAAGGGCCATGCTGCGTATTACGCCATTTAACGATTATTCTGGTGAATACGGGGGCACTTTGTATAAGATATTTCTTGACGGGGATGCCGAGCCATTAACTTTAAATAACCATCGGGCTTATGTAGTGGATAACAAAACGGTCTTTCTTTACGCCGGAATCCGAGACATCGACTATCTGGACCGCAAAAATTATAGGGTATTTGTCAGGTTTACAGACGAGAAGATCGACATTCAAAAGAAAAAACTGGAAATCTGGAGCGACAACACGCAGAACAACAAATTCAAGGTAGGGGCAACGCAATCCTACTACACCAAGGATGAAGCCTGGGACCCGAAACTGCCCTACCTGAAACACATTTATATCACACTTTATTTGTCTTACGAGTTTGAGGATTACACCACCATTCCCGGACAAAGACTCAAGTATAGGGTAGAGGGTACCTTGTCTATGCAGCGCGATCTGAACACCCTGATACCTAATGAAGATCAGCAGATTCAATGGTAA